In a genomic window of Streptomyces sp. SJL17-4:
- a CDS encoding glutamine synthetase family protein, producing MTRRRGMLTPAELEARVAAGEIDTVVLAFTDMQGRLQGKRFSAEFFLDDVLAHGAEGCDYLLAVDVDMRTVEGYENSSWEQGYGDFRLLPDLATLRLIPWQPGTALALADLALHDGTPVAVSPRQILKAQIDRLAARGLRAMVGTELEFVLYQDSYEEAWQRGYQELRPATGYNVDYSVLGTSTTEPLLRRVRTEMAGAGMYVEASKGECNLGQHEVTFRYADALTTCDNHTLYKTGAKEIAAQEGRSITFMAKPDEREGNSCHIHISLRGEDGEPVLAGDGPYGLSRLGEGFLAGQLAAVRELSLFFAPTINAYKRYQPGSFAPTAVAWGVDNRTCALRLTGHDSSLRIEHRVPGGDVNPYLAVAGLLAAGLRGIDEGLSPGEPFRGNAYTSDAPRVPGTLREALALWESAELPAAAFGEPVVRHYAHMARTEVAAFDAAVTDWELRRGFERL from the coding sequence ATGACACGCCGCCGAGGCATGCTGACCCCGGCCGAGCTCGAGGCCCGCGTGGCCGCGGGCGAGATCGACACCGTCGTCCTGGCCTTCACCGACATGCAGGGCCGGCTCCAGGGAAAGCGGTTCTCCGCCGAGTTCTTCCTCGACGACGTGCTCGCCCACGGCGCCGAGGGCTGCGACTACCTGCTCGCCGTCGACGTCGACATGCGGACCGTCGAGGGCTACGAGAACTCCTCCTGGGAGCAGGGGTACGGGGACTTCCGGCTGCTGCCCGACCTCGCCACCCTGCGGCTGATCCCCTGGCAGCCCGGCACCGCTCTCGCGCTCGCCGATCTCGCCCTGCACGACGGCACGCCTGTCGCCGTCTCGCCCCGCCAGATCCTGAAGGCGCAGATCGACCGCCTCGCCGCGCGGGGACTGCGGGCGATGGTCGGCACCGAGCTGGAGTTCGTGCTGTACCAGGACTCGTACGAGGAGGCGTGGCAGCGCGGCTACCAGGAACTGCGCCCGGCCACCGGCTACAACGTGGACTACTCCGTCCTCGGCACGTCCACGACCGAGCCGCTGCTGCGCCGTGTCCGTACCGAGATGGCCGGGGCGGGCATGTACGTGGAGGCGTCCAAGGGCGAGTGCAACCTCGGCCAGCACGAGGTGACCTTCCGGTACGCCGACGCCCTGACGACGTGCGACAACCACACCCTCTACAAGACGGGCGCCAAGGAGATCGCCGCGCAGGAGGGCCGCAGCATCACCTTCATGGCCAAACCCGACGAGCGCGAGGGCAACTCGTGCCACATCCACATCTCGCTGCGCGGCGAGGACGGCGAACCCGTACTCGCCGGCGACGGGCCGTACGGGCTCTCGCGGCTCGGCGAGGGATTCCTCGCGGGACAGCTCGCCGCCGTCCGCGAGCTCAGCCTGTTCTTCGCGCCCACCATCAACGCCTACAAGCGCTACCAGCCCGGCAGCTTCGCCCCGACCGCCGTCGCCTGGGGCGTCGACAACCGGACCTGCGCCCTGCGGCTCACCGGGCACGACTCCTCGCTGCGGATCGAGCACCGCGTCCCCGGGGGTGACGTCAACCCGTACCTGGCCGTCGCCGGGCTCCTCGCGGCCGGGCTCCGGGGGATCGACGAGGGGCTGTCCCCGGGCGAGCCCTTCCGGGGCAACGCGTACACGTCCGACGCGCCCCGGGTGCCGGGCACCCTGCGCGAGGCGCTCGCCCTGTGGGAGTCGGCCGAGCTGCCGGCGGCGGCCTTCGGTGAGCCGGTGGTGCGGCACTACGCGCACATGGCCAGGACCGAGGTGGCCGCATTCGACGCCGCCGTGACCGACTGGGAACTGCGCCGGGGCTTCGAGCGATTGTGA
- a CDS encoding 2OG-Fe dioxygenase family protein: MSEKTATPGPSAANASADLVKQGWHLQSADTVSRLLGVGDAEWAAYADHWDDLVLDTYMKDGGTYRNRRYGHFRLDADGLRRLPHAPYRQESAVNPLNGGIDRHFEPLTDAFLANPLTSGVVRMLGEIFSAAEGIGAWDVKLHPFRIVTGADQVGKPAPQGRHRDGSTFVTSLLVHRNNVEGGESSLHGDDDTLLLRSTLSRPGDQLLVDDRRLLHDVTPLRAVDPALPAYRDVLIVDFDRLST, from the coding sequence ATGTCGGAGAAGACCGCAACACCCGGACCGTCGGCCGCCAACGCGTCGGCGGATCTGGTGAAGCAGGGCTGGCACCTGCAGAGCGCGGACACCGTGTCGCGGCTGCTCGGTGTCGGCGACGCCGAGTGGGCGGCCTACGCGGACCACTGGGACGACCTCGTCCTCGACACGTACATGAAGGACGGCGGAACCTACCGCAACCGGCGCTACGGGCACTTCCGGCTCGATGCCGACGGGCTGCGCCGGCTGCCGCACGCCCCCTACCGCCAGGAGTCGGCGGTCAACCCGCTCAACGGCGGGATCGACCGGCACTTCGAGCCGCTGACCGACGCCTTCCTCGCAAACCCCCTCACCAGCGGAGTCGTCCGCATGCTCGGCGAGATCTTCTCCGCCGCCGAGGGCATCGGCGCCTGGGACGTGAAGCTGCACCCCTTCCGCATCGTCACCGGCGCGGACCAGGTCGGCAAGCCCGCTCCGCAGGGCCGGCACCGGGACGGCTCCACCTTCGTGACCTCGTTGCTGGTGCACCGGAACAACGTGGAAGGGGGCGAGAGTTCCCTGCACGGCGACGACGACACGCTGCTGCTGCGATCGACGCTCTCCCGACCCGGCGACCAGCTGCTCGTGGACGACCGGCGGCTGCTGCACGATGTCACCCCGCTGCGCGCCGTCGACCCCGCGCTGCCGGCCTACCGAGACGTGCTGATCGTCGACTTCGACCGACTGTCCACCTGA
- a CDS encoding isochorismatase family cysteine hydrolase: protein MSKIAVLTNDLQADLINKNQERIDAVDAATPAFSGFLKAMRERGHHVVHLQLINLADDPIAERYDGWLPVQKGTEGAAIVPAFLDEGDIVLEKNKDSGFYETDLHERLQALGVDTVIITGMQSQICVQTTAADAFFRGYKVWVPSDCVVSAREQDKIRALEWMDGYCATIATSEEIVGLLDAGDELPRKEFLVP from the coding sequence ATGAGCAAGATCGCCGTCCTCACCAACGACCTCCAGGCCGACCTGATCAACAAGAACCAGGAGCGCATCGACGCCGTCGACGCGGCGACGCCGGCCTTCTCGGGGTTCCTGAAGGCGATGCGTGAGCGCGGCCACCACGTCGTCCACCTGCAGCTGATCAACCTCGCGGACGACCCGATCGCCGAGCGCTACGACGGCTGGCTGCCGGTGCAGAAGGGAACCGAGGGCGCTGCGATCGTCCCGGCCTTCCTCGACGAGGGCGACATCGTCCTGGAGAAGAACAAGGACAGCGGCTTCTACGAGACCGACCTGCACGAGCGCCTCCAGGCCCTCGGCGTGGACACCGTGATCATCACGGGCATGCAGAGCCAGATCTGCGTCCAGACCACCGCCGCCGACGCCTTCTTCCGCGGCTACAAGGTCTGGGTGCCGAGCGACTGCGTCGTCTCCGCCCGCGAGCAGGACAAGATCCGTGCCCTGGAGTGGATGGACGGCTACTGCGCCACCATCGCCACCTCCGAGGAGATCGTCGGCCTCCTGGACGCCGGCGACGAGCTGCCGCGCAAGGAGTTCCTCGTCCCCTGA